In Chitinophaga oryzae, the sequence ACTTACGGTCTCCGCATCCCCAGCGCCATGATCTCCGACGTGCCGGGGTATACCTGGAGCACGGTGACAGCACTGGCCAAAGGCGGCGTTAAATACTTCTCCAGCGGGCCTAATTACCTGGGCGAAAGTCATCCTTACCTCGGTGACCGCGTAGGCCATTTTGTGCGCAGCTGGGGCGATAAGCCCGTATGGTGGGAATCTCCTTCCGGACAGGAGAAAATACTGTTCTGGACAGGCGGCAAAGGATACTCCTCCTGGCATGGCACCGCCCCCGGCGCTGTCTTTGAAAGAGGACCACAGAAAATAGCGGGTTACCTGAACGAGCTGGACGAAAAACACTACCCTTATGACATCGTTCAGTGGAGGTACAACGTGGTAGCCGATAACGGGCCGATAGACACCGCTGTCTCCCGTTTCGTTAAGCAGTGGAATGAAAAGTATGCATCTCCCAAAATTGTACTCAACACCACCGATAAACTGTTTGAAACTTTTGAACAGAAATATGGAAAAGACCTGCCCGTCGTGAAAGGGGACATCACCCCTTACTGGGAAGACGGCGCCGGTTCTACCGCCAAAGAAGAAGGCCAAAACCGTGTCAACAGTCTCCGGTTGTCTCAACTCACCAATGCCTATGCTATGCTGGCGCCGGGACGGTTTAACGCGCAGCAGTTTTACAATGCGTGGACCAACATCCTTATGTTCCATGAGCATACCTGGGGAGCGCATAACAGCATCTCGCAGCCGGACGTATCGTTTGTGACAGCGCAGTGGCGCATCAAAAAGCAGTTCATGCTGGATGCCGATAGTATCATCCAGACCCTCAGCGGACAGCTGTTCCAGCCGTTGACAGACGAAAAATCGCGCAGCATTGCCGTCGTTAATACGCTATCCTGGCCCCGCAGCGGACCGGTAAAAATAAGCATCGCCGGCAAGTCCGTGAAGGACGCCCGCGGCCGGAAATACCCGCTGCAGCGCCTTTCCGACGGCAGCTTCGTATTCCTCGCCAGGGAGGTGCCGGCCTTTGGCACCGCGGTATATACCGTCACGGACGAAGTCGTTAAGGCCACCGCCAGCTTTAAACAAAGCGGCAACGCACTCTCCAATGGCAACATCAGCGTTACCTGGGACAATAACGGCAGCATCACCCAACTCTCCGCGCAAGACGGTCACAACTACGCCGGTACTTTCCGCGGACAGGGACTGAACAGCTACTGGTACGTGCCAGGCCAGAACCCCGCCGATGCAGAGACCAATCAGCCCGTACAGGCGCAGGTATTGGAAAGCGGTCCGGTAGTGACCACCATCGCGCTTCGGGCGCAGGCGCCTGGCGCCAATGCCCTGGAGAAAAGGCTTACGCTTTATGCCAACAGCAACATGGTATTGATTGAGAACACGGTTGACAAAAAGCCTGTCAGGCAAAAAGAAGCGCTGCATTTCGGGTTCCCGTTTGAAGTGCCCTCCGGACAGGTGACGCTGGACGCGGGCTACGGCACGCTGCAATACCTGAAAGATCAGCTGCCGGGGTCCAATATGGATTTTCTCTTCGGCCGCCGGTGGATGGATATCTCCAACACCGCCAACGGCGTACAGTGGATGCTGCTGGAAACGCCGATGGTAGAGCCGGACAGCATGATCAACGAGCGCCTTCAGATTGCGCAAAGCCATAAAGCGTGGAGAACGAAAGGGCAACCCACCAGCCGTTGGTTCTCCTATGTCATGAATAACTACTGGCACACTAACTATAAGGCAGACCAGGACGGCAGCAGCAGCTATCACTATGCCTTACAGCCGCATGGCGCTGCCGACGGCGCAGCGCTGGAAACAGCAGCAGCGGACTTTACACAACCGCTCCTGAGTTTTCCTATGAAGAAAGGCGCTGCTTTACCGGCGGGGCTTTTCCGGCCGACCAACGCCGCCGTAGTGGCTACCGCCGTGGTACCACAGGAAAATGGCCAGTACCTGGTGCGGCTCTTTAATCCCGGTAAAACAAGCCAAAGCACCGGGTTTGAATGGGGCACGCTGAAGCCTGCACGCATTACCGTGGTAAGAAACGGAGAAACGAAAGACGCAAAGGCAACCTTTACCCTGCCCTCTATGGGCGTAGAGGAGTACCTGCTTATTCCATAAGCAACAGGTTATAAATGAAAATGCCGGATGAAAAATCATCCGGCATTTTTTTATCTATAAGTGAGGTCGTTTTAGTTCGATACTATAGGTAAAACAATCGCTCCTGTACCAGCAGATGTTAAACTCCAGCGGCTTCCGGCTGGCGTCCAGCACTATTCTGCGCCTTTCCAGCACCGGCGATCCCTTTTTGACTTTCAGCAGGCCGGCGATCTTTTCATCGGCGCCAATAGCTTTGATTTCTTCCTGGGAATATACCGGCACCACGTGAAAGTCCGCGTCCAGCATCTCATACAGCGGCCGGTCGAAATTCTCTTTGCCGGTAAGCCCTATCCTGGGATGGAAAAAAGATTCGAAATACACCATCGGGCTTTTCTCAGTGCTCCGGATACGCTCCAGGCATACCACCGGTTGCTCCGGCTCTGTCTGCAGCATCTTCGCCACTTCCTCCCCTGCTTTCGCCACCGATACCTTGTTCTTCAGGGTTTTGAACGGGATGCCCTTGTCCTCCATTTCATGGGTGAAGCTGTACCAGTTGTCCAGGTTGGTGGTGATCTTTTTCTTTTTCACCACCGTGCCATACCGCTTCTTTCGCTCCAGCAGGCCGTCTTTCACCAGGTTGGCGATGGCCATCCTTAACGTGTTGCGGGAAATGCTCCAGCGTTTGGCCAGGTCTGTTTCTTTTGGAAAAATGTCTCCCTCCCGGAAAAAATCCTCCCGGATCAGCTTCCGTAATAGCTCCTCCGCCTGCTGATGCAGGGGGATTTTACTATCGTGGTCCAATAAAGGTATCTTCGTCATATATGTACGAACATATCGATTTTTTGCGACGGGGAAAAATTTTTATGCTGAAAAGCTGGCGGGACGTAACATTTGGAGGGAGCCCGTTTACTGCGGCAGCCATTCTTTCAGTGCTTCTTTTGCTGCAGGCAGTCCCATATAGCTATGCAGATAAGTGAATATTCCTGTTTCGCAGGACAGCTCCCGGAAGATATATTGCTGCGTATCATTCAGGGAAGCCCATGGTACTTTCACCGGGCTTGCCCAATGCTCCGCGAAGAAGCGGACCATCAGGTATTCCGCCATGATCTCATGTGGCAACCATTGCGCTCCTTCTGCAGGATGTTTTTTACTGTGATTTCTTTGAAACCGGACCGCCTGCAGGACCGCATCGATCTCTTCTTTACCACCCTTTGTATGAGAGAGAATCCCCGCACAGGCGATAGCGGCGATATAACCATCTGCCCAGGGATGCATGTCGTACTTCCATTCATGTGATTGCAACAGGATGTGCCCTTCCGCCACATCCTCCGTAGTGGGCGTATTAAACAAACGTGCGACGCTCAGATAAGGGCCCGGGGTTACGCTTGCGATCAGGCTTTCCGGCAGCTGCTCTACCCGCTGCTGTAGAACGATCGCCGCACCGATCAACAGATTTTCCTGCGCGGCTTCGTTCCTGGCGGCTATCAGTTCCCTGATAGCAGTCATCTTCTCAACGGCTGTTCCGGGTGATTCCACATACAATGTCAGCAAATACAGCTTTACTGCCAGTGTGCTCACAACAGGATCTTCATCGGCAATAACTTCCTGAATAAGGCTGGTATGTCTCCTGGTTTCGTCGTAGTAAGCTTTCCGTTTGTTGATGCCGGCATCTGCTGCTACGGTGGTCGTATATACGTCGCCGGTAAAAGCCAGTCTCATAGGTTTTAGCCCCAACAGCCGATAGCGGAGATATAAGTGCTTTTCTGCTATATCGGTCATAAAGGCCATCACCGCTGCACGGTCATACAGCTTACCGGTTTTGCATAATACCAGCAACGGATAGATCAGTTTTACCATCACCGGCAGCACATCGCCCTGGTGATAGGTCCTGCTCAGCAGTTCGCCCAGCAACTTCCTTTCTTCATCCTTTGAAGCCCCTGCTGCCAGGGCCTGAAATGCATCTCCGATATATTCACAGGTACCAAAATGATCTTCTTCCGCCGCCCAGTCAACCGAGGCAGTGTAATCTTTTAAAGCCTGCAGCAGCGCCGTATTATTATCTGCATTTGCCATAAGGAGTAAAGACATGGGTTTCTACTTATAAATATAAGCAAGTATATCCGATTTACCGGCGGTAAAATCTCCATGGAGGCGGAAGACTGCCAACCGGCATTTCTTACCCAATGGTAATTGTCAGCCGGCCGGACAAGAGGAATTTTGTGTCAAAAGATCATGAACAGCAAACGCGTTTTATTGACCGGCGCTACCGGTTTCCTGGGCTCACATACCATCATCCGGTTACTGGAGAAGGGCTATGAGGTGACAGGCACCCTGCGGGATACAGGGGAATTTATTATAGGTACAAACACAAGCCCACCATCTGCTTAGGCTGACAGTAGGCTTTTCTTATCGTGTTAAGGACGACTGCGTCTTTCCATCAGCAAGCGTGCATACCCGAAGAAAGCGGCTGCCAGTACAAGGCAAAAGAACAGGCATATCGCCACCGCCCAGATGGGCATATCGGGCTTAAGCCCCATGAAATAAAGGACAAGGGCATATCCCATCCCACAGAACAGGAACAGCATAGCCAGCGGGAAAATGAAGTACAACAACAAGTTCATTCCAAATCCCATGTACCGCTTCATCTTGTATCCCATCGCATACAAAACACCGCCCACAGCAAAGTATCCTATTATCAGCAACATCACGGAAGCTCCGCCCATCAGCAGGAACTTGCTCCAGGAAAGCTCTTCCACCCGCTCCATGTCCGGTTTATATCCAACAGTGATGATCTCGCCTACTTCAGGTTTACCCGAAGACGCCACATCGGACTCCATGGTTACCGGCGTGCCATCGGCCGTATTAAAGGTAACGGTGGCGCGGTACATGATCCTGTGCCTGTTCTTGCTGTCTTTACTTTCAAAGCTGGTGTAGCTCACCACCCTGGCCTGATAACGGGGCAACGTCACCGCTTTATATATAAACCCGCCTAACACGCCCCCGAGGCTAACAGTGAAGGTAAGCAGGCAGAATACCACCAATGACACATACCCAATGCCCAGGCACCCTGGCCGGCCCTGCCGGTTGCTCCGCTTCAATATCTTTACCGCTATAAGAACGGATAAAATTATAATTGCAATGCCGGTCCAACCATAGCCGGTTATTTGTAACAAAACAATGCCCATAGGTACTTTTATTATCGCTGCGGGCAAACATACAATAATAAATACTTATTTACCCAACAACGAATTTGATATAGCGTACATTTACGGCAAGTATGAAACAACGAATAGCCCATATTACACTAGTTGTGAAAGACTATGATGAAGCCATCAGCTTCTACACCGAAAAACTACATTTCCGCCTGATCGAAGACACGCAGTTGAGCGATGAAAAACGTTGGGTGCTGGTAGCGCCTCCCGGTGACAGCGCCTGTTGCCTGCTATTGGCCCGTGCCGCTAATGAAGAACAACTGGCCAGTATTGGTAACCAGACCGGCGGCCGGGTGTTTCTCTTCCTGTATACCGATGATTTCTGGCGGGATTACCACCACATGTTGGCTGTAGGTATCCGGTTTATCCGGCCGCCGAAAGAAGAGGACTATGGGATAGTAGCCGTGTTTGAAGACTTGTATGGAAATAAGTGGGATTTGCTGCAACCGAAACCTGACAATGTGCACCGTTTCATTTAGCAGGAAGCGCAAAGGCCACATAGGCATCAGATGATTTCCCTCCCCATTTGGAACCTCCGCAGGCAATCACTACATACTGTTTCCCGTTGACCGCATACACCGCCGGGGTAGCAACGCCCGGGGCGGGAAGTTTTGTTTTCCACAGCAAAGCGCCGGTCCTTTTATTGTATGCCCGCATATAGCCATCCGCCGAAGCCCCGATAAACAAAACGCCTCCGGCCGTTGTAACCGGGCCTCCATAATTTTCCCTTCCCGTTTCCGGAATACCTTTTTTGGTCAGTTCCTCAAATTCCCCAAACGGAATTTTCCACAGGTACTTGCCGGAATTCAGGTCAATAGCGTTTAAAGTGCCCCAGGGCGGGCTGATAGCCGGATAACCTTCTTTTGTCAGGAATTTATTGTACCCTGTAAATCCATAAAGCAAATGTGGCGGTGCGTCCTGTTTGTCCTTCTTTCCCTTGTACTCCTGTGGCTGCAGTTGTTTCAAATCAAGAATAAAAGCAGCCAAAGCATCTTTCTCCAAAGTATCAAGATGATTAAATCCAGGCATCATCCTTCTTCCGGTTGACAGTAATTCGACGAACCGGGAATAGTTATATTTCTTTTCAACCCCCACAATAGACGGATAGTCGCCCCCTCCCAGCCGTTCGGGCCCATGGCATCCCATACAATTCTGGTTGTAGATGG encodes:
- a CDS encoding glycoside hydrolase family 38 N-terminal domain-containing protein; protein product: MMRIFCCITALIACALNGTAQKTVPYLGKVDWINGYDHETEGENIRYYSAFPDYATTALLTRATDGHKTIAWQTAAVPARVKGPYVYFSWVAGHSSATNSGDRHFDLYVDDVKLLTFTTKRGNQTPDWTFAAPDSSRLVFQQLRKDGANDAHGLMFLRLPLSRVTPGKPVRLKIIGHAQQSNDWFMTFKFSFQEKVDILPQPFILKNGQQPVTLTALHFGTLRTFKVTVDGKKVYSFPVEDGVNTFDIPVNAVKQPDSIHVVVSDAGKVVTERVITLTPVTYRELHFIHHSHTDIGYSHLQPEVLKIHLRNINDALDMIAATRDYPEEAKFKWNIESLWAVEHFLQQATPERKAAFIQAVKDGNICLSALYANILTGLTLPEETFHYTDFAAQLQKTYGLRIPSAMISDVPGYTWSTVTALAKGGVKYFSSGPNYLGESHPYLGDRVGHFVRSWGDKPVWWESPSGQEKILFWTGGKGYSSWHGTAPGAVFERGPQKIAGYLNELDEKHYPYDIVQWRYNVVADNGPIDTAVSRFVKQWNEKYASPKIVLNTTDKLFETFEQKYGKDLPVVKGDITPYWEDGAGSTAKEEGQNRVNSLRLSQLTNAYAMLAPGRFNAQQFYNAWTNILMFHEHTWGAHNSISQPDVSFVTAQWRIKKQFMLDADSIIQTLSGQLFQPLTDEKSRSIAVVNTLSWPRSGPVKISIAGKSVKDARGRKYPLQRLSDGSFVFLAREVPAFGTAVYTVTDEVVKATASFKQSGNALSNGNISVTWDNNGSITQLSAQDGHNYAGTFRGQGLNSYWYVPGQNPADAETNQPVQAQVLESGPVVTTIALRAQAPGANALEKRLTLYANSNMVLIENTVDKKPVRQKEALHFGFPFEVPSGQVTLDAGYGTLQYLKDQLPGSNMDFLFGRRWMDISNTANGVQWMLLETPMVEPDSMINERLQIAQSHKAWRTKGQPTSRWFSYVMNNYWHTNYKADQDGSSSYHYALQPHGAADGAALETAAADFTQPLLSFPMKKGAALPAGLFRPTNAAVVATAVVPQENGQYLVRLFNPGKTSQSTGFEWGTLKPARITVVRNGETKDAKATFTLPSMGVEEYLLIP
- a CDS encoding GntR family transcriptional regulator, with amino-acid sequence MTKIPLLDHDSKIPLHQQAEELLRKLIREDFFREGDIFPKETDLAKRWSISRNTLRMAIANLVKDGLLERKKRYGTVVKKKKITTNLDNWYSFTHEMEDKGIPFKTLKNKVSVAKAGEEVAKMLQTEPEQPVVCLERIRSTEKSPMVYFESFFHPRIGLTGKENFDRPLYEMLDADFHVVPVYSQEEIKAIGADEKIAGLLKVKKGSPVLERRRIVLDASRKPLEFNICWYRSDCFTYSIELKRPHL
- a CDS encoding GDP-mannose 4,6-dehydratase translates to MNSKRVLLTGATGFLGSHTIIRLLEKGYEVTGTLRDTGEFIIGTNTSPPSA
- a CDS encoding DUF3592 domain-containing protein, giving the protein MKRSNRQGRPGCLGIGYVSLVVFCLLTFTVSLGGVLGGFIYKAVTLPRYQARVVSYTSFESKDSKNRHRIMYRATVTFNTADGTPVTMESDVASSGKPEVGEIITVGYKPDMERVEELSWSKFLLMGGASVMLLIIGYFAVGGVLYAMGYKMKRYMGFGMNLLLYFIFPLAMLFLFCGMGYALVLYFMGLKPDMPIWAVAICLFFCLVLAAAFFGYARLLMERRSRP
- a CDS encoding VOC family protein; translated protein: MKQRIAHITLVVKDYDEAISFYTEKLHFRLIEDTQLSDEKRWVLVAPPGDSACCLLLARAANEEQLASIGNQTGGRVFLFLYTDDFWRDYHHMLAVGIRFIRPPKEEDYGIVAVFEDLYGNKWDLLQPKPDNVHRFI